The following proteins come from a genomic window of Salvia hispanica cultivar TCC Black 2014 chromosome 4, UniMelb_Shisp_WGS_1.0, whole genome shotgun sequence:
- the LOC125222921 gene encoding oxysterol-binding protein-related protein 1C-like isoform X1 codes for MHHFCCITSMSIHTNSDLPPPPPPLPPSGDPVIGRSLSAVVSRALSSRDSLLDHGFSFNSNVFSRSLSQNHTSRDLKINDIVGNGISGILHKWVNYGKGWRPRWFVLQDGVLSYYKINGPDRINPQTEKGSRVIGEESMKRLSRKFTGHRRTGSWGSMKGRKPVGEVHLKVSTIRASRSDDRRFSIFTGTKRLHLRADSAEDRVAWLEALEAVKDMFPRMSTSEVMAPIETLTVSTEGLRQKLLEEGLSESAIEESEQIMRSEFASLQNQFRLLSQKYWLLTDTLRQLETEKVDLENTVVDESQRQFKDVEASARAKDKYSGSATESEDENERVDVVDEDTDEEENTFFDTRDFLSSSSFKSNGSDLRSSSFSSDDDDEFNEAEDNTEPGIKSAGTNIAHVKRRKKLPDPVEKEKGVSLWSMIKDNIGKDLTKVCLPVYFNEPLSSLQKCFEDMEYSYLLDRANEWGEKGNSLMRILNVAAFAVSGYASTEGRICKPFNPLLGETYEADYPEKGLRFFSEKVSHHPMVVACHCEGTGWRFYGDSNLRSKFWGRSIQLDPEGTLTLEFDDGEVFQWSKVTTSIYNLILGKLYCDHYGTMRIQGNRGYSCKLKFKEQSLMDRNPHQVQGLVQDKSGKTAATLIGKWDTSMHYVNGEFKGKGHNSSEAHLLWRRSKPPEFPTRYNLTRFAITLNELVPGLEEKLPPTDSRLRPDQRCLENGEYEKANAEKLRLEQRQRQARKMQEQGWKPRWFAKESNSYRYIGGYWEAREQSNWEGCPDIFGQVPPDQIPNE; via the exons ATGCATCATTTCTGCTGCATCACATCGATGAGCATCCACACCAACTCCGACttgccgcctcctcctccccctCTCCCGCCGTCGGGCGATCCGGTCATCGGAAGGAGCCTGAGCGCGGTGGTGTCTAGGGCTCTCTCGTCGCGCGATTCGCTTCTGGATCATGGCTTCTCGTTCAATAGCAATGTATTCAGCCGTAGCCTGAGTCAGAATCACACCAGCCGTGACCTGAAGATAAATGACATTGTTGGGAATGGAATTTCGGGGATTTTGCATAAGTGGGTGAACTACGGGAAGGGGTGGAGGCCTAGGTGGTTCGTTTTACAGGATGGCGTGTTGAGTTATTATAAGATCAATGGGCCGGATAGGATCAACCCGCAGACGGAGAAAGGATCGAGAGTGATTGGGGAGGAATCGATGAAGCGGTTGTCGCGGAAGTTTACCGGGCATCGCAGGACTGGGAGCTGGGGCTCCATGAAAGGCAGGAAACCTGTTGGAGAAGTTCATTTGAAG GTATCAACTATCAGAGCGAGCCGATCAGATGATCGGAGATTCTCAATTTTTACTGGTACAAAGAGGCTCCATCTGAGGGCTGATAGTGCAGAAGACCGCGTAGCATGGCTTGAAGCTTTGGAAGCTGTGAAGGACATGTTCCCAAGGATGTCAACTAGTGAGGTAATGGCTCCTATTGAGACTTTAACCGTCTCAACTGAAGGGTTGAGGCAGAAATTGTTGGAAGAAGGTTTGAGTGAGTCTGCGATCGAGGAGAGTGAGCAGATAATGAGGAGTGAATTTGCATCGCTGCAAAATCAGTTCAGACTCTTGAGCCAGAAGTATTGGCTCCTTACTGATACACTCCGACAGCTAGAG ACAGAAAAGGTAGATCTGGAGAATACGGTTGTCGACGAAAGCCAAAGACAGTTTAAGGATGTAGAAGCATCTGCCAGAGCAAAAGATAAGTATAGTG GAAGTGCTACTGAATCtgaagatgaaaatgaaagagtGGATGTGGTTGATGAGGACACTGATGAAGAAGAGAATACTTTCTTTGACACCAGGGATTTTCTATCTTCCAGCTCTTTTAAAAGCAATGGGTCTGACTTGAGGTCATCGTCTTTTTCAtctgatgatgatgacgagTTCAATGAAGCCGAGGATAATACTGAACCTGGCATCAAGTCTGCTGGAACAAACATTGCTCATGTTAAACGTCGGAAGAAATTGCCAGACCCTgttgagaaagagaaaggagTGAGCCTGTGGTCAATGATCAAGGATAACATTGGGAAGGACCTTACAAAAGTATGTCTCCCAGTCTACTTCAATGAGCCTCTCTCTTCTTTGCAGAAATGTTTTGAAGACATGGAATATTCATATCTACTAGATCGGGCCAATGAATGGGGGGAAAAG GGCAACAGCCTTATGAGGATTCTAAATGTAGCTGCATTTGCCGTGTCTGGGTATGCCTCCACAGAGGGAAGAATCTGCAAACCATTTAACCCATTGCTGGGGGAGACTTATGAAGCAGATTATCCAGAAAAAGGCCTCCGGTTTTTCTCAGAGAAG GTTAGTCACCACCCAATGGTTGTCGCTTGCCATTGCGAGGGCACTGGCTGGAGATTCTATGGTGACAGCAATCTGAGAAGCAAATTTTGGGGTCGCTCCATTCAGCTTGATCCAGAGGGTACCTTAACTCTCGAATTTGATGATGGTGAAGTTTTCCAATGGAGCAAG GTAACAACATCTATATACAACCTTATTCTGGGAAAACTATATTGTGACCACTACGGTACAATGCGGATACAAGGTAACCGTGGTTACTCGTGCAAACTGAAATTTAAGGAGCAGTCTTTAATGGATAGAAATCCCCACCAG gTTCAGGGGCTAGTCCAAGACAAGAGTGGTAAGACTGCAGCAACTTTGATTGGGAAGTGGGACACAAGCATGCATTATGTCAATGGTGAATTCAAAGGAAAAGGGCATAATTCATCAGAAGCTCACTTGCTCTGGAGACGTAGCAAGCCTCCGGAGTTCCCTACACGTTACAATTTGACACGTTTTGCCATTACACTCAATGAGCTAGTTCCAGGACTGGAG GAAAAACTGCCTCCAACAGATTCAAGACTGAGACCTGATCAAAGGTGCTTGGAAAATGGGGAATACGAGAAGGCAAATGCTGAAAAACTGAGGCTTGAGCAGAGGCAACGGCAG GCGAGGAAGATGCAAGAACAAGGCTGGAAACCTCGTTGGTTCGCCAAAGAATCCAATTCTTATCGCTACATTGGCGGGTATTGGGAAGCTAGGGAACAAAGCAACTGGGAAGGATGCCCGGATATTTTTGGTCAAGTGCCTCCGGATCAGATTCCGAACGAGTGA
- the LOC125222923 gene encoding phosphatidylinositol 4-phosphate 5-kinase 1-like, whose protein sequence is MPETLLRVKPAENCDEKSLDSSTTTTTTTTTPRSVIIVPRSKSQATCRRVTPAAIPDVVEKRLPNGDLYIGTFSSNTPHGSGKYLWKDGCMYEGDWKKGKASGRGKFSWPSGATFEGEFKSGRMEGTGTFIGSDGDMYRGSWSGDRKHGYGVKHYSNGDYYEGQWKRNLQDGQGRYLWRNGNEYIGEWKSGVIHGRGVLVWSNGNRYDGNWENGSPKGQGVFTWPDGSCYMGCWSSDSSKNGNRNLNQTLNGTFYPAHNGKNGVVSNGEVRNGGFNANFGCKLSAPLLVVGEESVDMMVAGGAGKKRSSVGVDRTFPRLCIWESDGEEGDITCDIIDNVEASMLYRDGFVIDRDAIKQFRKNPCFLSGEAKKPGETISKGHKNYELMLNLQLGIRYSIGKHASVSPTLKLSDFDPKEKFWTRFPPEGSKLTPPHQSIDFRWKDYCPVVFRHLRELFHVDPADYMLAICGSDALRELSSPGKSGSFFYLTQDDRFMIKTVKKSEVKVLTKMLPSYYQHVCRYENTLVTKFFGVHCVKPVGGVKTRFIVMGNMFCSDYRIHRRFDLKGSSHGRRTDKPEGEIDETTTLKDLDLNFVFRLQTNWYQELIKQIDRDCEFLEAERIMDYSLLVGLHFRDDSTRDKMGLSPFLLRTGKSDSFQNEKFMRGCRFLEAELQDMDRVLAGRKPLIRLGANMPARAERVGRRSDFDKYSSGGLSNLRPSRSGEVYEVVLYFGIIDILQDYDISKKLEHAYKSLQVDSTSISAVDPKLYSKRFRDFVGRIFMEDR, encoded by the exons ATGCCTGAGACGCTCCTACGCGTGAAGCCAGCTGAGAATTGCGACGAGAAATCGCTGGATagctccaccaccaccaccaccaccacgaCTACGCCGAGGTCGGTGATAATCGTGCCGCGGAGTAAATCTCAGGCGACGTGCAGGAGAGTGACGCCGGCGGCGATTCCGGATGTCGTGGAGAAGCGCCTCCCCAACGGCGATCTGTACATCGGGACGTTCTCGAGCAACACGCCTCACGGATCGGGGAAGTATCTGTGGAAGGATGGGTGCATGTATGAAGGGGATTGGAAGAAGGGGAAGGCCAGCGGCAGGGGGAAATTCTCCTGGCCGTCGGGGGCTACGTTTGAGGGCGAATTCAAGTCGGGTCGGATGGAGGGAACCGGCACTTTCATCGGGTCGGATGGGGACATGTACCGCGGCTCGTGGTCCGGGGATCGGAAGCACGGCTACGGGGTTAAGCATTACAGCAATGGGGATTACTACGAGGGGCAGTGGAAGAGGAATTTGCAGGACGGGCAGGGGAGGTATCTGTGGAGGAACGGGAATGAGTATATTGGGGAGTGGAAGAGTGGGGTGATTCACGGGAGGGGGGTTTTGGTGTGGAGCAATGGGAATAGGTATGATGGGAATTGGGAGAATGGGAGCCCTAAAGGGCAAGGGGTTTTCACTTGGCCAGATGGAAGTTGTTACATGGGATGTTGGTCAAGTGATTCTTCCAAGAATGGGAATCGGAATCTGAATCAGACATTGAATGGGACTTTTTACCCAGCTCACAATGGGAAGAATGGGGTTGTTTCCAATGGGGAAGTGAGGAATGGGGGTTTTAACGCCAATTTCGGGTGTAAATTGTCTGCGCCCTTGCTGGTTGTGGGGGAGGAGAGTGTGGATATGATGGTGGCGGGAGGTGCGGGGAAGAAGAGGTCGTCTGTTGGGGTGGACAGGACGTTTCCGAGGCTGTGCATTTGGGAGTCGGATGGCGAGGAAGGGGATATAACGTGTGACATTATTGATAATGTGGAGGCGTCTATGTTGTATAGAGATGGTTTTGTGATTGATAGGGATGCTATTAAGCAGTTCAGGAAGAATCCTTGCTTCCTCAGTGGGGAGGCGAAGAAGCCCGGGGAGACGATTTCCAAAGGGCATAAGAACTACGAGCTGATGCTCAATCTCCAGCTGGGAATTAG GTATTCAATAGGGAAGCATGCTTCCGTGTCGCCTACTCTTAAGCTCAGTGATTTTGATCCTAAAGAAAAGTTTTGGACAAGGTTTCCACCTGAGGGATCGAAGCTTACGCCCCCTCATCAATCCATTGACTTTCGTTGGAAGGACTATTGCCCTGTGGTTTTTAG ACATTTAAGGGAGCTATTTCATGTTGATCCTGCGGATTATATGCTAGCCATTTGCGGGAGCGATGCTCTGAGAGAGCTTTCGTCTCCTGGGAAGAGTGGAAGTTTCTTTTACTTGACACAGGATGATAGGTTCATGATCAAGACAGTGAAGAAATCAGAAGTCAAG GTGCTTACTAAAATGCTTCCAAGCTATTACCAGCATGTTTGCCGTTATGAAAATACCCTTGTGACTAAATTCTTTGGTGTCCATTGTGTCAAACCAGTCGGGGGCGTCAAg ACGCGTTTCATTGTGATGGGAAACATGTTCTGCTCAGACTACCGAATTCATCGAAGGTTTGATCTGAAAGGATCATCCCATGGCCGCAGAACTGATAAGCCCGAGGGAGAGATTGATGAAACCACAACTCTCAAGGACCTCGACTTGAACTTTGTATTTCGTTTGCAGACCAATTGGTATCAAGAACTTATCAA GCAAATTGATCGCGACTGTGAGTTCTTGGAGGCAGAGAGAATCATGGATTACAGTCTCTTAGTAGGTCTTCATTTCCGCGATGATAGTACTCGAGACAAAATGGGATTGTCGCCTTTTCTATTGCGCACAG GAAAGAGTGATTCATTTCAAAATGAGAAGTTCATGCGTGGCTGTCGTTTCCTCGAAGCAGAACTGCAAGACATGGATCGAGTTCTAGCTGGCAG GAAACCACTGATCAGGCTAGGTGCCAACATGCCGGCACGAGCCGAGCGCGTGGGTCGGAGGAGCGACTTTGACAAGTATTCCAGCGGAGGACTTAGCAATTTGAGACCCTCGCGCAGTGGTGAAGTTTACGAAGTAGTTCTCTACTTCGGGATCATCGACATTTTGCAAGATTATGACATCAGCAAGAAGCTCGAACACGCGTACAAATCGTTGCAGGTGGATTCGACCTCAATCTCAGCCGTTGATCCGAAACTGTATTCCAAAAGATTCCGGGATTTTGTCGGGCGAATATTTATGGAGGACAGGTGA
- the LOC125222921 gene encoding oxysterol-binding protein-related protein 1C-like isoform X2 — protein sequence MFPRMSTSEVMAPIETLTVSTEGLRQKLLEEGLSESAIEESEQIMRSEFASLQNQFRLLSQKYWLLTDTLRQLETEKVDLENTVVDESQRQFKDVEASARAKDKYSGSATESEDENERVDVVDEDTDEEENTFFDTRDFLSSSSFKSNGSDLRSSSFSSDDDDEFNEAEDNTEPGIKSAGTNIAHVKRRKKLPDPVEKEKGVSLWSMIKDNIGKDLTKVCLPVYFNEPLSSLQKCFEDMEYSYLLDRANEWGEKGNSLMRILNVAAFAVSGYASTEGRICKPFNPLLGETYEADYPEKGLRFFSEKVSHHPMVVACHCEGTGWRFYGDSNLRSKFWGRSIQLDPEGTLTLEFDDGEVFQWSKVTTSIYNLILGKLYCDHYGTMRIQGNRGYSCKLKFKEQSLMDRNPHQVQGLVQDKSGKTAATLIGKWDTSMHYVNGEFKGKGHNSSEAHLLWRRSKPPEFPTRYNLTRFAITLNELVPGLEEKLPPTDSRLRPDQRCLENGEYEKANAEKLRLEQRQRQARKMQEQGWKPRWFAKESNSYRYIGGYWEAREQSNWEGCPDIFGQVPPDQIPNE from the exons ATGTTCCCAAGGATGTCAACTAGTGAGGTAATGGCTCCTATTGAGACTTTAACCGTCTCAACTGAAGGGTTGAGGCAGAAATTGTTGGAAGAAGGTTTGAGTGAGTCTGCGATCGAGGAGAGTGAGCAGATAATGAGGAGTGAATTTGCATCGCTGCAAAATCAGTTCAGACTCTTGAGCCAGAAGTATTGGCTCCTTACTGATACACTCCGACAGCTAGAG ACAGAAAAGGTAGATCTGGAGAATACGGTTGTCGACGAAAGCCAAAGACAGTTTAAGGATGTAGAAGCATCTGCCAGAGCAAAAGATAAGTATAGTG GAAGTGCTACTGAATCtgaagatgaaaatgaaagagtGGATGTGGTTGATGAGGACACTGATGAAGAAGAGAATACTTTCTTTGACACCAGGGATTTTCTATCTTCCAGCTCTTTTAAAAGCAATGGGTCTGACTTGAGGTCATCGTCTTTTTCAtctgatgatgatgacgagTTCAATGAAGCCGAGGATAATACTGAACCTGGCATCAAGTCTGCTGGAACAAACATTGCTCATGTTAAACGTCGGAAGAAATTGCCAGACCCTgttgagaaagagaaaggagTGAGCCTGTGGTCAATGATCAAGGATAACATTGGGAAGGACCTTACAAAAGTATGTCTCCCAGTCTACTTCAATGAGCCTCTCTCTTCTTTGCAGAAATGTTTTGAAGACATGGAATATTCATATCTACTAGATCGGGCCAATGAATGGGGGGAAAAG GGCAACAGCCTTATGAGGATTCTAAATGTAGCTGCATTTGCCGTGTCTGGGTATGCCTCCACAGAGGGAAGAATCTGCAAACCATTTAACCCATTGCTGGGGGAGACTTATGAAGCAGATTATCCAGAAAAAGGCCTCCGGTTTTTCTCAGAGAAG GTTAGTCACCACCCAATGGTTGTCGCTTGCCATTGCGAGGGCACTGGCTGGAGATTCTATGGTGACAGCAATCTGAGAAGCAAATTTTGGGGTCGCTCCATTCAGCTTGATCCAGAGGGTACCTTAACTCTCGAATTTGATGATGGTGAAGTTTTCCAATGGAGCAAG GTAACAACATCTATATACAACCTTATTCTGGGAAAACTATATTGTGACCACTACGGTACAATGCGGATACAAGGTAACCGTGGTTACTCGTGCAAACTGAAATTTAAGGAGCAGTCTTTAATGGATAGAAATCCCCACCAG gTTCAGGGGCTAGTCCAAGACAAGAGTGGTAAGACTGCAGCAACTTTGATTGGGAAGTGGGACACAAGCATGCATTATGTCAATGGTGAATTCAAAGGAAAAGGGCATAATTCATCAGAAGCTCACTTGCTCTGGAGACGTAGCAAGCCTCCGGAGTTCCCTACACGTTACAATTTGACACGTTTTGCCATTACACTCAATGAGCTAGTTCCAGGACTGGAG GAAAAACTGCCTCCAACAGATTCAAGACTGAGACCTGATCAAAGGTGCTTGGAAAATGGGGAATACGAGAAGGCAAATGCTGAAAAACTGAGGCTTGAGCAGAGGCAACGGCAG GCGAGGAAGATGCAAGAACAAGGCTGGAAACCTCGTTGGTTCGCCAAAGAATCCAATTCTTATCGCTACATTGGCGGGTATTGGGAAGCTAGGGAACAAAGCAACTGGGAAGGATGCCCGGATATTTTTGGTCAAGTGCCTCCGGATCAGATTCCGAACGAGTGA